One genomic segment of Amycolatopsis sp. WQ 127309 includes these proteins:
- a CDS encoding DUF4034 domain-containing protein — MGLLPGPAAAARGMVPDAGLSAEPHFDEPGLAAAVSAALAGDWHPAATLVATLNGDWDRRTAVVDALAKTATTERQWLRDWLAEREDDPDAVVVQAQTFVALAWQRRGNAGARHTDRQQFVPFYQLLEYARDTAWKAAELAGTDPTPWATLVTICMGLEVRYQPFDGIWSGLLVRAPAHRLGHNRALQYWCPKWHGTEERLLDFAAGAAAFAPSLTPLPLHAAFEMAMEGNPIWRSRYVRDALDAALPWLDGEGAEHPATREDRGYAIYALHHNGRHDEAVAQFRRLGGHADGYVWNFDTDVKRSANPVKQFATLRARACRNAARDA, encoded by the coding sequence ATGGGCCTGCTACCCGGCCCCGCGGCCGCTGCCCGGGGGATGGTTCCGGACGCCGGGCTCAGCGCCGAGCCGCACTTCGACGAGCCCGGTCTCGCCGCCGCCGTCTCCGCCGCCCTCGCCGGTGACTGGCACCCCGCGGCCACCCTCGTCGCCACCCTGAACGGTGACTGGGACCGGCGCACCGCCGTCGTCGACGCCCTCGCCAAGACGGCCACCACCGAACGCCAATGGCTGCGGGACTGGCTCGCCGAGCGGGAAGACGATCCCGACGCCGTTGTCGTGCAGGCGCAGACGTTCGTCGCCCTGGCCTGGCAGCGGCGGGGCAACGCCGGCGCCCGGCACACCGACCGGCAGCAGTTCGTGCCCTTCTACCAACTGCTGGAATACGCCCGCGACACCGCCTGGAAGGCGGCCGAACTCGCCGGAACGGATCCGACACCCTGGGCGACCCTCGTCACCATCTGCATGGGGCTCGAAGTCCGGTACCAGCCCTTCGACGGGATCTGGTCGGGTCTGCTCGTCCGCGCGCCTGCCCACCGCCTCGGCCACAACCGCGCGCTGCAGTACTGGTGCCCGAAGTGGCACGGCACCGAAGAGCGCCTGCTCGATTTCGCCGCCGGTGCTGCGGCTTTCGCGCCGTCGCTGACGCCACTGCCTCTGCACGCGGCCTTCGAAATGGCCATGGAGGGCAACCCGATCTGGCGAAGCCGCTACGTCCGGGACGCCCTCGACGCGGCCCTGCCCTGGTTGGACGGCGAAGGCGCCGAGCACCCCGCTACCCGGGAAGACCGCGGCTACGCGATCTACGCTCTGCACCACAACGGCCGTCACGACGAAGCCGTCGCCCAGTTCCGGCGGCTCGGCGGGCACGCCGACGGCTACGTCTGGAACTTCGACACCGACGTCAAGCGGTCCGCGAACCCGGTGAAGCAGTTCGCGACCCTGCGCGCGCGGGCTTGCCGGAACGCGGCCCGGGACGCGTGA
- a CDS encoding aspartate kinase produces the protein MALVVQKYGGSSLESADRIKRVAERIVATKKAGNDVVVVCSAMGDTTDELLDLAQQVNPAPPEREMDMLLTAGERISNSLVAMAIAAQGAEAWSFTGSQAGVVTTSVHGNARIIDVTPSRVTEALEQGYVALVAGFQGVAQDTKDITTLGRGGSDTTAVALAAALNADVCEIYSDVDGVYTADPRVVPDARKLDTVTYEEMLELAASGSKILHLRSVEYARRYGVPIRVRSSYSDKPGTTVTGSIEEIPVEQALITGVAHDRSEAKITVTGVPDHAGAAARIFRVIADAEIDIDMVLQNVSSTISGRTDITFTLSKANGAKAVKELEKVKAEIGFESVLYDDHVGKVSLVGAGMRSHPGVTATFCEALASSGVNIEIINTSEIRISVLIRDAQLDDAVRAIHAAFELGGDEEAVVYAGSGR, from the coding sequence GTGGCCCTCGTGGTCCAGAAGTACGGCGGATCGTCGCTGGAAAGTGCCGACCGGATCAAGCGCGTCGCGGAACGGATCGTCGCCACCAAGAAGGCCGGCAACGACGTCGTCGTGGTCTGCTCGGCGATGGGTGACACCACCGACGAGCTGCTCGACCTGGCGCAGCAGGTCAACCCGGCGCCGCCGGAGCGGGAGATGGACATGCTGCTCACCGCGGGTGAGCGCATCTCGAACTCGCTGGTCGCCATGGCCATCGCGGCCCAGGGGGCCGAGGCGTGGTCGTTCACCGGTTCGCAGGCCGGCGTCGTCACGACGTCCGTGCACGGCAACGCGCGCATCATCGACGTCACGCCGAGCCGGGTCACCGAGGCCCTCGAGCAGGGCTACGTCGCGCTGGTGGCGGGGTTCCAGGGCGTCGCGCAGGACACCAAGGACATCACCACGCTGGGCCGCGGCGGTTCGGACACCACCGCCGTCGCACTGGCCGCCGCGCTGAACGCCGACGTCTGCGAGATCTACTCCGATGTGGACGGTGTGTACACCGCCGACCCGCGGGTGGTGCCGGACGCGCGCAAGCTCGACACCGTTACCTACGAAGAGATGCTTGAGCTGGCCGCGAGCGGGTCGAAGATCCTGCACCTGCGGTCGGTCGAGTACGCGCGCCGCTACGGCGTCCCGATCCGAGTCCGTTCTTCCTACAGTGACAAGCCGGGCACCACGGTGACCGGTTCTATCGAGGAGATCCCCGTGGAACAAGCGCTGATCACCGGTGTCGCGCACGACCGCTCCGAAGCCAAGATCACGGTCACCGGCGTACCGGACCACGCCGGTGCCGCGGCCCGGATCTTCCGCGTGATCGCCGACGCCGAGATCGACATCGACATGGTGCTGCAGAACGTGTCGAGCACCATCTCCGGCCGCACCGACATCACCTTCACGCTGTCGAAGGCCAACGGCGCCAAGGCCGTCAAGGAGCTGGAGAAGGTCAAGGCCGAGATCGGCTTCGAGTCCGTGCTCTACGACGACCACGTCGGCAAGGTCTCGCTGGTCGGCGCCGGGATGCGGTCGCACCCGGGTGTCACGGCGACGTTCTGCGAGGCGCTGGCCTCCTCCGGCGTCAACATCGAGATCATCAACACCTCGGAGATCCGCATCTCGGTGCTGATCAGGGACGCCCAGCTCGACGACGCCGTACGCGCGATCCACGCCGCGTTCGAGCTCGGTGGCGACGAAGAAGCTGTGGTCTACGCGGGGAGTGGTCGCTGA
- a CDS encoding nitroreductase family protein, with translation MRKPAVTSIPIASLMAERWSPRAYDASAVVTPDQLRALLEAARWAPSFGNTQPARYLVGVRGTPAFDAILATLNSGNQAWARRASLLLIGVMVTTNAKGDVPYTEYGLGLASENLVLQAVELGLIAHQMAGFSAEAVQSTFALPADAVPKVAIAVGSPAHPEVLEEDWRIEREKADRVRIPLEEFAFTEKWGNPAL, from the coding sequence GTGCGCAAACCAGCTGTGACGAGCATCCCGATCGCCTCCCTGATGGCCGAGCGCTGGAGCCCGCGGGCCTACGACGCGTCTGCCGTCGTCACCCCGGACCAGCTGCGAGCCCTCCTGGAGGCGGCCCGCTGGGCACCGTCGTTCGGCAACACCCAGCCGGCGCGGTACCTGGTGGGCGTCCGCGGCACGCCGGCGTTCGACGCGATCCTGGCGACGCTCAACTCGGGCAACCAGGCGTGGGCCCGGCGGGCGAGCCTCCTGCTGATCGGCGTCATGGTGACGACGAACGCGAAGGGCGACGTCCCCTACACGGAGTACGGGCTCGGGCTGGCTTCGGAGAACCTCGTGCTGCAGGCGGTGGAGCTGGGGCTGATCGCCCACCAGATGGCGGGCTTCTCGGCGGAGGCGGTCCAGTCGACGTTCGCACTGCCTGCGGACGCGGTCCCGAAGGTGGCGATCGCGGTCGGTTCGCCGGCGCACCCGGAGGTCCTGGAGGAGGACTGGCGGATCGAGCGCGAGAAGGCGGACCGGGTCCGGATCCCGCTGGAGGAGTTCGCGTTCACCGAAAAGTGGGGCAACCCGGCGCTCTAG
- a CDS encoding TetR family transcriptional regulator yields MTSSPAEPTGLRERKKAKTRAAIQRHALRLFREQGYTATTVDQIAAAAEISPSTFFRYFPTKEATVLYDALDPMMVEAALAQPPELSLIGALRATLRDVYEALPEDAWQDERERQLLVFNEPELRAPMLEQYGAGIDLLADLAARRAGRSATDFEVRNWAGAVVGVVLAAFYTAGGDPDLLLNSLDEAFAHLEAGLPL; encoded by the coding sequence ATGACGTCGTCGCCGGCTGAGCCCACGGGGTTGCGAGAGCGCAAGAAGGCCAAGACGCGGGCCGCGATCCAGCGGCACGCGTTGCGGCTGTTCCGGGAGCAGGGCTACACGGCCACGACGGTCGACCAGATCGCGGCCGCGGCGGAGATCTCGCCGAGCACCTTCTTCCGGTACTTCCCGACGAAGGAGGCGACGGTCCTCTACGACGCCCTCGACCCGATGATGGTCGAGGCCGCGCTGGCCCAGCCGCCCGAGCTGAGCTTGATCGGCGCGCTGCGGGCGACGTTGCGCGACGTCTACGAGGCACTGCCGGAGGACGCCTGGCAGGACGAGCGCGAGCGGCAGCTGCTGGTGTTCAACGAGCCGGAGCTGCGTGCCCCGATGCTGGAGCAGTACGGCGCCGGCATCGACCTGCTCGCCGACCTCGCGGCCCGCCGCGCCGGCCGGTCCGCGACCGACTTCGAGGTGCGCAACTGGGCGGGCGCCGTGGTCGGCGTCGTGCTCGCGGCGTTCTACACCGCAGGCGGCGACCCGGACCTGCTCCTGAACTCGCTCGACGAGGCCTTCGCGCACCTGGAGGCGGGCCTCCCGCTCTGA
- a CDS encoding helix-hairpin-helix domain-containing protein, translated as MSVSQPVATVPSAVVRLGSRWYFVVTIATIGFFAWVPFVHAAVRLGRKSLYVKAAVFGVAAALMGVLMSLAPKDAAGKVVGSTGNLLTSIAVVLGLVVVAVGCVQQAKLRREILRQVPGERLDGPDPALAAALAARDRRTEARKLATEDPLIARDLRVGRPDLPRNYDDGGLVDLNNAPADVIASVCGLDAATAEAIVDIRATVGGFAAVDDVGAVVPFGTLDRIRDRAVVLPV; from the coding sequence ATGTCCGTTTCACAGCCTGTCGCGACGGTGCCGAGTGCGGTCGTCCGCCTCGGGAGCCGTTGGTACTTCGTCGTCACCATCGCCACGATCGGGTTCTTCGCGTGGGTTCCGTTCGTGCACGCCGCCGTGCGGCTGGGCCGGAAGTCGCTCTACGTCAAGGCCGCCGTCTTCGGAGTGGCGGCCGCGCTCATGGGCGTGCTGATGTCCCTCGCCCCGAAGGACGCCGCGGGCAAGGTCGTGGGGTCGACCGGGAACCTGCTCACGTCGATCGCGGTGGTCCTCGGACTCGTCGTGGTCGCCGTCGGCTGCGTGCAGCAGGCCAAGCTGCGCCGCGAAATCCTGCGCCAGGTCCCCGGCGAGCGCCTCGACGGCCCCGATCCGGCGCTCGCCGCCGCGCTGGCCGCGCGTGATCGCCGCACCGAAGCCCGGAAGCTCGCCACCGAGGATCCGCTCATCGCGCGCGACCTGCGGGTCGGCCGTCCCGACCTGCCGCGGAACTACGACGACGGTGGCCTCGTCGATCTCAACAACGCGCCGGCGGACGTGATTGCGTCGGTTTGCGGGCTCGACGCCGCTACCGCCGAAGCCATCGTCGACATCAGGGCGACCGTGGGCGGGTTCGCCGCCGTCGACGACGTCGGCGCCGTGGTGCCCTTCGGGACGCTGGACCGCATCCGCGACCGGGCCGTGGTCCTGCCGGTCTAG
- a CDS encoding RtcB family protein, which yields MYTAVDGARVPIRMWADPASVEEQAMRQLHNVANLPWVHGVAVMPDVHYGKGATVGSVIAMRDAVSPAAVGVDIGCGMSAVRTSLTAADLPDDLGKLRRRIENAVPVGFGLHKTPVNPAKVHGVGGWDAFWKGFGELHTGVQELHDRAARQIGSLGGGNHFIEVCLEEGVGRVWLMLHSGSRNIGKELAERHMAVARKLPHNADLPDRDLAVFVAGTPEMQAYRRDLFWAQDYAARNRATMVALVKLALADVVPGTTFDDAISCHHNYVAEETYDGVELLVTRKGAIRAGSGDLGIIPGSMGTGSYIVRGLGNQSSFQSASHGAGRRMSRTKAKKLYTADDLAAQTAGVECRKDSGVVDEIPAAYKDIDSVIKAQTDLVEVVAHLKQVVCVKG from the coding sequence ATGTACACGGCTGTCGACGGTGCCCGCGTGCCGATTCGGATGTGGGCTGATCCCGCGTCCGTCGAAGAGCAGGCCATGCGGCAGCTGCACAACGTCGCGAACCTGCCGTGGGTGCACGGGGTCGCCGTGATGCCCGACGTGCACTACGGCAAGGGGGCGACCGTCGGCAGTGTCATCGCCATGCGTGACGCCGTTTCGCCCGCCGCGGTCGGCGTGGACATCGGGTGCGGGATGAGCGCGGTGCGGACGTCGCTGACCGCGGCCGACCTGCCCGACGACCTCGGGAAGCTGCGCCGTCGCATCGAAAACGCCGTGCCGGTCGGGTTCGGGTTGCACAAGACGCCCGTGAACCCGGCGAAGGTGCACGGCGTCGGTGGCTGGGACGCCTTCTGGAAGGGCTTCGGCGAGCTGCACACCGGCGTCCAAGAGCTGCACGACCGGGCCGCGCGGCAGATCGGGAGCCTCGGTGGCGGGAACCACTTCATCGAGGTCTGCCTCGAAGAAGGTGTCGGCCGCGTCTGGCTGATGCTGCACTCGGGGTCGCGCAACATCGGCAAGGAGCTCGCGGAACGGCACATGGCCGTCGCGCGGAAGCTGCCGCACAACGCCGACCTGCCCGACCGGGACCTCGCGGTGTTCGTCGCGGGCACCCCGGAGATGCAGGCGTACCGGCGTGACCTGTTCTGGGCGCAGGACTACGCGGCGCGCAACCGCGCCACGATGGTCGCGCTGGTGAAGCTGGCGCTGGCGGACGTCGTGCCGGGCACGACCTTCGACGACGCGATCTCGTGCCACCACAACTACGTCGCCGAAGAGACCTACGACGGCGTCGAGCTGCTCGTCACCCGCAAGGGCGCGATCCGCGCCGGCTCGGGTGACCTGGGGATCATCCCGGGCAGCATGGGGACCGGTTCGTACATCGTCCGCGGGCTCGGCAACCAGTCGTCGTTCCAGTCGGCGTCGCACGGCGCCGGCCGCCGGATGTCGCGGACCAAGGCGAAGAAGCTCTACACCGCGGACGACCTGGCGGCGCAGACGGCGGGCGTCGAATGCCGCAAGGACTCGGGTGTCGTCGACGAGATCCCGGCGGCGTACAAGGACATCGACTCGGTCATCAAGGCCCAGACCGACCTGGTCGAGGTCGTCGCCCACCTCAAGCAGGTGGTCTGCGTCAAGGGCTGA
- a CDS encoding DHA2 family efflux MFS transporter permease subunit, with protein sequence MSLLTVGLDLTVLNVAVPTLAVDLGATTTQLQWFGNAYTLALAALLLPAGLLGDRFGPKKLLLGALAVFGPASLWCAYAGSPGELIAARVLLGVGAAFLIPLSLSLLNILFPPEERARALTTWVLATFVGIPLGPLLGGWLLDHFAWGSVFLINVPLTVVGLVAVLLLVPLTRGSGRGGIDYPGIALSAAGLVALTYGFVHAGEHGWADPVTYGLLGLGAVLLAVFVREQTRVAAPLADLALFREPRFVWGAVLATVASFALMGLLFVLPQLFQAVQGADALQTGVRLLPLIGGMLVSAKIAERLVAASGVRVVVTGGFVLLAAGLGWGATAPAAAGYGLTIGWESVIGLGTGCTLPPLMSMAMGALTEGRSGAGSALIQVLRQVSGTIGVAVLGTVLNGVYRDGVVVAGLPAPVADAARGSASAAVAVAAKLHLPGLADSARAAFADGMAATLWVCAGLGVAGALLAALFLPGRAAAGTEPRESEHDVVAG encoded by the coding sequence GTGAGCCTGCTGACCGTCGGCCTGGACCTGACTGTGCTGAACGTCGCCGTACCGACGCTGGCCGTCGACCTCGGCGCCACGACCACGCAGCTGCAGTGGTTCGGCAACGCCTACACGCTGGCGCTGGCCGCGCTGCTGCTGCCGGCGGGCCTGCTCGGTGACCGGTTCGGCCCGAAGAAGCTGCTGCTCGGCGCGCTCGCGGTGTTCGGGCCGGCGTCACTCTGGTGCGCCTACGCCGGCTCACCCGGCGAGCTGATCGCCGCCCGGGTCCTGCTGGGCGTGGGCGCCGCGTTCCTGATCCCGCTGTCGCTCTCGCTGCTAAACATCCTCTTCCCGCCGGAGGAACGGGCGCGGGCGCTGACGACCTGGGTGCTGGCGACGTTCGTCGGCATCCCGCTCGGCCCGCTGCTCGGCGGCTGGCTGCTCGACCACTTCGCCTGGGGCTCGGTGTTCCTGATCAACGTCCCGCTGACGGTCGTCGGCCTGGTCGCGGTGCTGTTGCTGGTGCCGCTCACCCGCGGCTCCGGCCGGGGCGGGATCGACTACCCGGGCATCGCGCTGTCGGCGGCCGGGCTCGTCGCGCTCACCTACGGCTTCGTCCACGCGGGCGAGCACGGCTGGGCCGACCCGGTGACGTACGGGCTGCTCGGGCTCGGCGCCGTCCTGCTCGCGGTGTTCGTCCGGGAGCAGACGCGGGTGGCCGCGCCGCTCGCCGACCTCGCGCTGTTCCGGGAGCCGCGGTTCGTCTGGGGCGCGGTGCTCGCGACCGTCGCGTCGTTCGCGTTGATGGGCCTGCTGTTCGTGCTGCCGCAGCTGTTCCAGGCGGTGCAGGGCGCCGACGCGCTGCAGACCGGAGTGCGGCTGCTGCCGCTGATCGGCGGGATGCTGGTCTCGGCGAAGATCGCCGAACGGCTGGTCGCCGCGTCCGGCGTCCGCGTGGTCGTCACCGGCGGGTTCGTGCTGCTCGCGGCGGGGCTGGGCTGGGGTGCGACGGCGCCGGCCGCGGCCGGGTACGGCCTGACGATCGGCTGGGAGAGCGTCATCGGCCTCGGCACCGGGTGCACCCTGCCGCCGCTGATGTCGATGGCGATGGGCGCGCTGACCGAGGGCCGCTCGGGCGCGGGTTCGGCGTTGATCCAGGTGCTGCGCCAGGTCAGCGGCACCATCGGCGTCGCGGTGCTCGGCACGGTCCTCAACGGCGTTTACCGCGACGGCGTCGTCGTCGCGGGGCTGCCCGCGCCGGTGGCCGACGCGGCCCGCGGGAGCGCGTCCGCCGCGGTCGCCGTCGCGGCGAAGCTGCACCTGCCCGGGCTGGCCGATTCCGCACGGGCGGCGTTCGCCGACGGCATGGCCGCGACGCTGTGGGTCTGCGCCGGGCTCGGCGTGGCCGGCGCGCTGCTGGCGGCGCTCTTCCTGCCCGGCCGCGCGGCCGCCGGGACCGAGCCGCGAGAATCGGAGCATGACGTCGTCGCCGGCTGA
- a CDS encoding MFS transporter, whose amino-acid sequence MFLARLPMTMNGVLLTLYVVTGLGRGYGAAGLVGAGVTLGMALGAPLLGRAFDKYGLRPIVAVCGTGTTAFWILAPHLPFEALAAVAVPAGMLSVPAGSLARQVLATLVPVEERRAAYSLDTISIEATFMIGPAAGIAAITAFSPTWTLSALGVLFGGTAFLIWLVNPPIRDAAEQGVATARPPLRSWLTGRLVGTLMVAAGALFVLVGTELATLATLRAHGDIGVTGLVIAVMCAASITGGIVHGSVKRSLPQGVLMLLLALLVVPVGLAEQPWWLLTLVLIPTNLLCAPTLAATTETVSRLAPPRVRGEAMGLMDGFTRLGLAAGSPVVGFAIDHSSPAWGFAAAGIGGLVIASAGLVGLRRPRRPEPAPVPALAETC is encoded by the coding sequence ATGTTCCTGGCCCGGCTGCCGATGACCATGAACGGCGTCCTGCTGACGCTGTACGTCGTCACCGGGCTCGGCCGCGGCTACGGCGCCGCCGGGCTGGTCGGCGCCGGCGTCACGCTCGGGATGGCCCTCGGGGCGCCGCTGCTCGGCCGGGCCTTCGACAAGTACGGGCTGCGCCCGATCGTCGCCGTCTGCGGCACCGGCACCACGGCGTTCTGGATCCTCGCGCCGCACCTGCCGTTCGAAGCGCTCGCCGCGGTCGCCGTCCCGGCCGGGATGCTCTCGGTGCCCGCGGGCTCGCTGGCCCGGCAGGTGCTGGCCACGCTCGTCCCGGTCGAGGAGCGCCGGGCGGCGTACTCGCTGGACACCATCTCGATCGAGGCGACGTTCATGATCGGCCCTGCAGCCGGGATCGCAGCGATCACCGCGTTCTCACCGACGTGGACGCTGAGCGCGCTCGGCGTGCTCTTCGGCGGCACGGCGTTCCTGATCTGGCTGGTGAACCCGCCGATCCGCGACGCCGCCGAACAGGGGGTGGCCACCGCCCGGCCGCCGCTGCGCAGCTGGCTGACCGGCAGGCTGGTGGGCACGCTGATGGTCGCCGCGGGCGCGTTGTTCGTGCTCGTCGGCACCGAGCTGGCGACACTCGCGACCCTGCGCGCGCACGGCGACATCGGTGTGACCGGGCTGGTGATCGCGGTGATGTGCGCCGCGTCGATCACCGGCGGCATCGTGCACGGCTCGGTGAAGCGGTCGCTGCCCCAGGGCGTGCTGATGCTGCTGCTCGCGCTGCTGGTAGTGCCCGTGGGGCTCGCCGAACAGCCGTGGTGGCTGCTGACGCTCGTGCTGATCCCGACGAACCTGCTCTGCGCGCCGACGCTGGCCGCGACCACCGAGACGGTCAGCCGGCTCGCGCCGCCGCGGGTGCGCGGCGAGGCGATGGGGCTGATGGACGGGTTCACCCGGCTCGGTCTCGCGGCGGGCAGCCCGGTGGTCGGCTTCGCGATCGACCACTCGAGCCCGGCCTGGGGCTTCGCCGCGGCCGGCATCGGCGGGCTGGTGATCGCGTCGGCGGGCCTGGTCGGCCTACGCCGGCCCCGCAGGCCCGAACCGGCGCCGGTACCCGCGCTCGCCGAGACCTGCTGA
- a CDS encoding aspartate-semialdehyde dehydrogenase: MADGLRVGVVGATGQVGAVMRKLLAEREFPIAGLRYFASARSAGSKLPWRDSEITIEDASTADPSGLDIALFSAGGSTSKAQAPRFADAGVTVIDNSSAFRMDPDVPLVVSEVNPEAIKEARKGIIANPNCTTMAAMPVLKPLHDEAGLVRLVASTYQAVSGSGLAGVDELAGQVRAGAEHAALLTHDGAAIAFPAPNKYVRPIAFNVLPMAGSIVDDGELETDEEKKFRNESRKILSIPGLGVSCTCVRVPVFSGHSISVNAEFAQPLTVERATQLLAHAPGVELSDIPTPLQAAGNDPSYVGRIRVDQGVGGGRGLALFIANDNLRKGAALNAVQIAELIAQQ; this comes from the coding sequence ATGGCGGACGGGCTGCGGGTCGGGGTGGTCGGCGCGACCGGCCAGGTCGGCGCGGTGATGCGCAAGCTGCTGGCGGAGCGGGAGTTCCCGATCGCCGGGCTCCGGTACTTCGCTTCGGCGCGCTCGGCGGGGTCGAAACTCCCGTGGCGCGACAGCGAAATCACGATCGAAGACGCGTCCACAGCGGACCCGTCCGGATTGGACATCGCGCTGTTCTCCGCGGGCGGCTCGACGTCGAAGGCGCAGGCGCCGCGGTTCGCCGACGCCGGCGTCACGGTGATCGACAACTCTTCGGCGTTCCGGATGGACCCGGACGTGCCGCTGGTCGTCAGCGAGGTCAACCCGGAGGCCATCAAGGAAGCGCGGAAGGGGATCATCGCGAACCCCAACTGCACGACCATGGCCGCGATGCCGGTGCTCAAGCCGCTGCACGACGAGGCGGGCCTGGTCCGGCTGGTCGCGTCGACCTACCAGGCGGTGTCCGGCAGCGGGCTGGCCGGCGTCGACGAGCTGGCCGGTCAGGTTCGCGCCGGAGCGGAGCACGCGGCGCTGCTGACGCACGACGGCGCGGCGATCGCCTTCCCCGCGCCGAACAAGTACGTCCGTCCGATCGCGTTCAACGTCCTGCCGATGGCGGGGTCCATTGTGGACGACGGTGAGCTCGAGACGGACGAGGAGAAGAAGTTCCGCAACGAGAGCCGCAAGATCCTGAGCATCCCGGGGCTGGGCGTGTCCTGCACCTGCGTGCGGGTCCCGGTGTTCTCGGGGCACTCGATCTCGGTCAACGCGGAGTTCGCGCAGCCGCTGACGGTCGAGCGCGCGACGCAGCTGCTGGCCCACGCGCCGGGCGTCGAGCTGTCCGACATCCCGACCCCGCTGCAGGCGGCGGGCAACGACCCGAGCTACGTCGGCCGCATCCGCGTCGACCAGGGCGTCGGCGGCGGCCGCGGGCTCGCGTTGTTCATCGCGAACGACAACCTGCGCAAGGGCGCGGCGCTGAACGCGGTGCAGATCGCGGAGCTGATCGCGCAGCAGTAG